Proteins found in one Clostridium butyricum genomic segment:
- a CDS encoding nitrogenase component 1 produces MLDLTPKEITERKSLKINPNKTCQPVGAMYAALGVHNCMPHSHGSQGCCSYHRTFLTRHFKDPAMASTSAFSEGACVFGGSSNLITAAKNVFDIYNPDIMAVHTTCLSETIGDDIGSIIESIDIPEGKYMVQAHTPSYVGSHVTGFANMVAGFIRDLSEKSGTSTGKLCVLPGFVNPGDMREMKRIMNSMKAPFTMLPDTTGVLDAPMTGKFNIFPKGGTLVEDIIALGDAELTLGIGKFASEEPANVLENIHKVPQKILTMPIGICSTDDFIMELAKFTKGEVPYELEEERGQLLDIMIDSHPYYSGKKVAINGDPDFVIAMAKFALELGMVPKYVITGTPGKAFEATINKLFEEHNVEGCICKAESDLFELHQLIKNEKVDLLIGGTHSKYIARAEDIPFVRAGFPIIDRYVHSYMPLVGYRGGMRLIELILNALMDRMDRDAKDEDFELVL; encoded by the coding sequence ATGCTAGATTTAACACCTAAAGAAATTACAGAGCGTAAAAGCTTAAAAATAAATCCAAATAAGACATGTCAGCCAGTTGGAGCAATGTATGCTGCACTAGGTGTACATAACTGTATGCCTCACAGTCATGGATCTCAAGGATGTTGCTCATATCATAGAACATTCTTGACAAGACATTTTAAAGATCCAGCAATGGCTTCAACTTCGGCATTTAGTGAAGGTGCTTGTGTATTCGGTGGCTCATCAAATTTAATAACTGCAGCTAAAAATGTCTTTGATATATATAATCCAGACATTATGGCTGTACACACTACATGTTTATCAGAAACTATAGGTGATGATATTGGTTCAATTATTGAGTCAATCGATATACCTGAAGGAAAGTATATGGTTCAGGCTCATACACCAAGTTATGTTGGTTCACATGTAACAGGATTTGCAAACATGGTTGCTGGTTTTATACGTGATCTTTCAGAAAAATCAGGAACATCAACAGGAAAGCTTTGTGTTCTTCCTGGTTTTGTAAATCCAGGTGATATGAGAGAAATGAAGAGAATAATGAATAGTATGAAAGCTCCATTTACAATGCTTCCAGATACAACAGGTGTACTTGATGCACCTATGACTGGAAAATTTAATATCTTCCCTAAAGGAGGAACTTTAGTTGAAGATATTATTGCATTAGGTGATGCTGAACTTACTCTAGGAATTGGAAAGTTTGCAAGTGAAGAACCTGCAAATGTTCTTGAAAATATACACAAAGTTCCACAGAAAATATTAACAATGCCAATTGGTATATGTTCCACAGATGATTTTATAATGGAACTTGCTAAATTCACTAAGGGAGAAGTTCCTTATGAACTTGAGGAAGAAAGAGGACAGCTTCTTGATATTATGATTGATTCTCATCCATATTATTCAGGAAAAAAGGTGGCAATAAATGGAGATCCTGATTTTGTAATAGCAATGGCTAAATTTGCATTAGAACTTGGTATGGTTCCTAAATACGTAATAACAGGAACTCCTGGGAAAGCATTTGAAGCAACTATTAATAAACTTTTTGAAGAACATAATGTTGAAGGATGTATATGTAAAGCTGAAAGTGATTTATTTGAATTACATCAATTAATTAAAAATGAAAAAGTAGATTTATTAATTGGAGGAACTCATTCAAAATATATAGCAAGAGCTGAAGATATACCATTTGTAAGAGCAGGTTTTCCAATAATAGATAGATATGTACATTCATATATGCCTTTAGTAGGATACAGAGGTGGCATGAGACTAATTGAATTAATACTTAATGCATTGATGGACAGAATGGACAGAGATGCTAAAGACGAAGATTTTGAATTAGTTTTATAA